The Dehalococcoidales bacterium DNA window GGCCGATGAGTTCAATAACCTGACCTATACCGGCAACCTGGGGCCGTACCGCTTTAAGGAATGGATTCGGAATGACAAGTATGTTGTCGAGCGTAACCCGGACTTTTACCTGGGGCAGGATGACGGCTCTCCTTACTTCGAGCAGTACGTTACCAAGATCCTGGGTACTCCGGCAGCGCGCCATGCCGCCCTGGAGGCGGGGGATATTACCTATACCGGCATCGAACCGCAGGAGGTTGCCAGGTTCAAAGAGATGGAGAGTATTAATGTCCATACCGTGCCTACCAGCGGCTACGATTTAATAATCTATAACCTGAGGAACAATGGCTGGGAAGGCCTTGATAACAAGCAGGTGAGGCAGGCGCTCTCCATGTCCATCAGCAAAAAGGCGGTGATTGATTCCATCCGTCTTGGCTTCGGCGACCCGGCGTTCAGCTTCATTCCCAAGCCTTCTCCCTGGTATACCGACGAAGGGGTGCCGACCTTCGGCTATGGCGCACTCTACGATAAGGAAAAAGCCAAACAGTCGCTTTATGAAGCCGGTTATGGTATCAGTAATACGGACGGGACAATAACCGTTCGTGGTAAAGACGGGCAACCTGTCAAACTCACTTTAGTCACCACCCCGGGCAGTAATATCTCCGAAAATCTTGCTTTTCTGGTGAAACAGGAGCTGGCGGATATTGACATCGAGGTGGAGGTTAAACTGGTACCCTGGCCTACTCTCCTCAGGCAGTATGTAATGAACAAAGCTCCCGGTACTGAACAGGAGCCCAGATATAATAATGGCCCTGATGCGGTGAGTGATGAACCATGGGACATGATAATAATGGCGTTTAACACCCATCCTATCGCTCCTTCCGGTTCCAGGGTGTTTTTCACCTCCGACGGCGGA harbors:
- a CDS encoding ABC transporter substrate-binding protein, which produces MKKLIGLLPALVLSLVSCASPPAPQGIFIEGTSGGDAETLNWILAADASSFSYAGYTIGSLATYDNQWNVVLHHLAKPVAISEDGLTYTITIRDDLRWSDNTSVTSGDYVYTLKNLMFSDWLNYPYKSDWQEAVDGEMVFVEPEVVDETTFVIKRQTVDPEFIDNSVYSLTPYPRHIAVQYEGDVKAFTEADEFNNLTYTGNLGPYRFKEWIRNDKYVVERNPDFYLGQDDGSPYFEQYVTKILGTPAARHAALEAGDITYTGIEPQEVARFKEMESINVHTVPTSGYDLIIYNLRNNGWEGLDNKQVRQALSMSISKKAVIDSIRLGFGDPAFSFIPKPSPWYTDEGVPTFGYGALYDKEKAKQSLYEAGYGISNTDGTITVRGKDGQPVKLTLVTTPGSNISENLAFLVKQELADIDIEVEVKLVPWPTLLRQYVMNKAPGTEQEPRYNNGPDAVSDEPWDMIIMAFNTHPIAPSGSRVFFTSDGGLNFWGYSNPGIDELFVKVSSKEALDEEARKEFYAEISQIIADDQPVDFLTFPRGNHGFQANVTGIDVGMRLGWNYHKWHFAEP